A genomic region of Xiphophorus couchianus chromosome 18, X_couchianus-1.0, whole genome shotgun sequence contains the following coding sequences:
- the nek3 gene encoding serine/threonine-protein kinase Nek3 isoform X2, whose product MEYCDGGDLLQRIQQQKSSQFTVENILKWFTQMCAGAKHIHDKRVLHRDLKSKNIFLTDDGSVKLGDFGSACVLNSSKAYAQAYVGTPYYVAPEIWDNKPYNNKSDVWSLGCVLYELCTLRHPFQASSWKSLILKVCRGTYPPLPNHLPYELHYLIKHMFKTNPKDRPSVHTILTSHRISRLLRSHLPPQVSEEEEEKRRTGRWKKEEGWKVANFLGEKSLIKTSTIEGLGEDLPKSCCESSEPGCRKQWTAESPSAVLQMLANVSLVSSDSMAAACQTGSTHESDSEASRQRKQWVREPPERLLGLLEKAQLNKAFSTFLIHRGDDNPLVGPLSRHQGDDTDGPELELVDEYRLQPRSDDEDTDFEEESPCDWMDEVEKIFSEH is encoded by the exons ATGGAGTACTGCGATGGAGGAGATCTGCTTCAGAGGATCCAGCAGCAGAAATCCTCTCAATTCACTGTTGAAAAT ATCTTGAAGTGGTTCACTCAGATGTGTGCAGGTGCAAAACATATTCATGATAAAAGGGTTTTGCACAGAGATTTAAAGTCCAAG AACATTTTCCTGACTGATGATGGTTCAGTCAAGCTTGGGGACTTCGGCTCTGCTTGTGTTCTGAACAG CTCAAAAGCTTATGCTCAGGCATATGTTGGGACGCCGTATTATGTGGCACCAGAAATCTGGGACAACAAGCCGTACAACAACAAAAG TGACGTATGGTCGCTGGGCTGTGTCCTCTACGAGCTCTGCACCCTGCGACACCCG TTCCAGGCGTCCAGCTGGAAGAGTTTGATCCTGAAGGTGTGCCGGGGCACGTACCCTCCGCTCCCCAACCACCTGCCTTacgagctgcactacctgatcAAGCACATGTTCAAGACTAATCCAAAAGACCGGCCGTCGGTGCACACAATCCTGACCTCTCACCGGATTTCCAGACTCCTGCGCTCTCATCTGCCCCCACAG GtttcagaggaggaggaagaaaagaggcGAACGGGTCGATGGAAGAAGGAAGAAGGGTGGAAAGTGGCCAATTTCCTGGGAGagaagagtttaataaaaacatcaacaattgAAG GCTTAGGTGAAGATTTACCTAAAAGCTGCTGTGAGAGCTCAGAACCAGGCTGTAGGAAGCAGTGGACGGCTGAGTCACCGAGTGCTGTGCTGCAGATGTTGGCCAACGTCAGCCTGGTTTCATCAGACAGCATGGCTGCGGCTTGCCAGACCGGCTCCACCCATGAAA GTGACTCGGAGGCCAGCAGGCAGAGAAAGCAATGGGTGCGGGAACCTCCTGAGCGGCTTCTGGGCTTGCTGGAGAAGGCCCAGCTGAATAAAGCTTTCAGCACCTTTTTAATTCACAGAGGAG ATGACAACCCACTGGTTGGGCCTCTCTCCCGGCATCAGGGTGATGACACTGATGGGCCTGAACTAGAACTAGTGGACGAGTACAGACTGCAGCCTCGCTCTGATGATGAGGACAC GGACTTTGAGGAAGAATCTCCTTGTGACTGGATGGATGaagttgagaaaatattttcggAACACTAA
- the nek3 gene encoding serine/threonine-protein kinase Nek3 isoform X1 yields the protein MEKYSHVRVIGEGSFGRAVLVLCRNTQDKYVLKEIQLPKNQSKLQSSRREAVLLSRMKHPNIVAFREAFEGDGLLCIVMEYCDGGDLLQRIQQQKSSQFTVENILKWFTQMCAGAKHIHDKRVLHRDLKSKNIFLTDDGSVKLGDFGSACVLNSSKAYAQAYVGTPYYVAPEIWDNKPYNNKSDVWSLGCVLYELCTLRHPFQASSWKSLILKVCRGTYPPLPNHLPYELHYLIKHMFKTNPKDRPSVHTILTSHRISRLLRSHLPPQVSEEEEEKRRTGRWKKEEGWKVANFLGEKSLIKTSTIEGLGEDLPKSCCESSEPGCRKQWTAESPSAVLQMLANVSLVSSDSMAAACQTGSTHESDSEASRQRKQWVREPPERLLGLLEKAQLNKAFSTFLIHRGDDNPLVGPLSRHQGDDTDGPELELVDEYRLQPRSDDEDTDFEEESPCDWMDEVEKIFSEH from the exons ATGGAGAAATACTCCCACGTTAGAGTGATCGGGGAAGGGTCATTTGGTCGGGCTGTGTTGGTGCTATGCAGAAACACTCAGGATAAATATGTACTTAAGGAAATACAGCTGCCAAAG AACCAGTCCAAATTGCAAAGTTCAAGGAGGGAAGCCGTTCTACTGTCCAGAATGAAGCATCCCAATATTGTGGCTTTCAGGGAGGCATTTGAAG GGGATGGCCTCTTGTGCATTGTTATGGAGTACTGCGATGGAGGAGATCTGCTTCAGAGGATCCAGCAGCAGAAATCCTCTCAATTCACTGTTGAAAAT ATCTTGAAGTGGTTCACTCAGATGTGTGCAGGTGCAAAACATATTCATGATAAAAGGGTTTTGCACAGAGATTTAAAGTCCAAG AACATTTTCCTGACTGATGATGGTTCAGTCAAGCTTGGGGACTTCGGCTCTGCTTGTGTTCTGAACAG CTCAAAAGCTTATGCTCAGGCATATGTTGGGACGCCGTATTATGTGGCACCAGAAATCTGGGACAACAAGCCGTACAACAACAAAAG TGACGTATGGTCGCTGGGCTGTGTCCTCTACGAGCTCTGCACCCTGCGACACCCG TTCCAGGCGTCCAGCTGGAAGAGTTTGATCCTGAAGGTGTGCCGGGGCACGTACCCTCCGCTCCCCAACCACCTGCCTTacgagctgcactacctgatcAAGCACATGTTCAAGACTAATCCAAAAGACCGGCCGTCGGTGCACACAATCCTGACCTCTCACCGGATTTCCAGACTCCTGCGCTCTCATCTGCCCCCACAG GtttcagaggaggaggaagaaaagaggcGAACGGGTCGATGGAAGAAGGAAGAAGGGTGGAAAGTGGCCAATTTCCTGGGAGagaagagtttaataaaaacatcaacaattgAAG GCTTAGGTGAAGATTTACCTAAAAGCTGCTGTGAGAGCTCAGAACCAGGCTGTAGGAAGCAGTGGACGGCTGAGTCACCGAGTGCTGTGCTGCAGATGTTGGCCAACGTCAGCCTGGTTTCATCAGACAGCATGGCTGCGGCTTGCCAGACCGGCTCCACCCATGAAA GTGACTCGGAGGCCAGCAGGCAGAGAAAGCAATGGGTGCGGGAACCTCCTGAGCGGCTTCTGGGCTTGCTGGAGAAGGCCCAGCTGAATAAAGCTTTCAGCACCTTTTTAATTCACAGAGGAG ATGACAACCCACTGGTTGGGCCTCTCTCCCGGCATCAGGGTGATGACACTGATGGGCCTGAACTAGAACTAGTGGACGAGTACAGACTGCAGCCTCGCTCTGATGATGAGGACAC GGACTTTGAGGAAGAATCTCCTTGTGACTGGATGGATGaagttgagaaaatattttcggAACACTAA